From the genome of Candidatus Obscuribacterales bacterium:
TCATTTAGGCGAAAGGGTTCATTGAGTAGCAGCAGCACCCCAGCCAGAAAGTTCTTAAAAATATCCTGGAAGGCAAACCCGATGGCCACGGATCCTAAACCTAACAGGGCAATCAGATCACCCAAGCCTAGGTCAGGAAAGAGCAAGATACAGGCAACCAGGATGCCCGTTCCCCAAAGCGCCACGGACACAAGCTGAATGAACAGGGCCCGCAAAGATGGACTGCTCACCAGTTTTTCTAAGGTAGCTTTGGTGACACGCTTGATGGGGATTGCACCATAGCGCGTTGCCAATAAAACGGCGATCGCTGCAATCAGGGCAGGAATAATCTGGACTCCGCGCCCCACAAGGGCTAATAAGCTGGATTGAATGGTTTGAATCAGGTCAGACACAGGACTATCTCTATTTCTACACAGGACTATTACTGAACTGGACATGAACAGCAAGCAGCCATCCCTATGCTAAGGTGTCGATGCTCCAGGGCATGGTCTTCTGCGCACGCTCTATCAGGAATTCGTTACACTGACGTTGGAACGCGACGCCCTCTAGGAGTATCCATGATTGAACTGTACCAATTTGAGCTATCGCACTACTGCGAAAAGATCCGCTTGATCCTCGACTACAAAGGGTTAGAGTATCGCAAGATTGAGGTGACGCCCGGCGTGGGGCAGTTGGATCTATTTCGCCTATCTGGCCAACGGCAGGTACCGGTGTTAAAGGATGGCGAAACGTTGGTGGCAGATTCAACGGCGATCGCTCTCTATCTAGATCGTCAGTACCCCGACCGGCCGATTATACCGGTTGACGCAAGGCAGAGGGGGCTTTGCCTGATGATGGAAGAATGGGCAGATGAATCGATTGGCATCAACGCCCGCAAGGTGATGCTCAGTGCCTTCAGCCAAAATTCCGACCTGCGAACGGCAGCGTTGCCCAAAACAACGCCGGATTTCTTGAAAACCATTGTCGGTGCTATGCCCCATGAGGTCTTGGATGTTCTCAGCTTTGGGGTGGGCTTGGGGCCCGAGACGGTGAAGGCTGCTCGGGATGCCATGCGCCAGAACCTAGAAGCGCTATGCCTGTTGTTGACCGATAGTCCCTACCTGCTAGGGGATACGCCTAGCTTGGCAGACTTTGCCGTGGCCGGTCTGTCGATGTATGTGAAGTTTCCCGCAGGCGACTACGTGAGTCTGCCTGATTCCCTTAAGGGGCGGGGGGTACCAGGGTTGGCCGATAATGCCGAGTATCAGATCTTTTGGGACTGGCGCGATCGCCTCTATGCCAGTTTCCGTAAGGTGGG
Proteins encoded in this window:
- a CDS encoding glutathione S-transferase family protein, whose protein sequence is MIELYQFELSHYCEKIRLILDYKGLEYRKIEVTPGVGQLDLFRLSGQRQVPVLKDGETLVADSTAIALYLDRQYPDRPIIPVDARQRGLCLMMEEWADESIGINARKVMLSAFSQNSDLRTAALPKTTPDFLKTIVGAMPHEVLDVLSFGVGLGPETVKAARDAMRQNLEALCLLLTDSPYLLGDTPSLADFAVAGLSMYVKFPAGDYVSLPDSLKGRGVPGLADNAEYQIFWDWRDRLYASFRKVGAPQPSDGGAGPTRISID